The Faecalibacter sp. LW9 genome has a segment encoding these proteins:
- a CDS encoding ATP-binding protein, whose amino-acid sequence MVEKIVKECEDEQIQFLNQIQDFGYLIAVEKESRVIQYVSENISDLTAFPLAIHEILNQEFDQIFNFSIDFDAVVSLAEGYIQKDYIKFDSRKFFCVVYHLNGLIYIECEEDTRLSNSNTFYNNSEQILYAKDKAENWRFLLKKIKELTGYNRVLIYKFLEDKSGHVVYEEVDEGFDSYLGLHFPEFDIPVQARELYVKKRNRIVSNVKSHPVNIVGYTSKPLDLTYSEFRSLAPVHLEYLENFNVQSSFSISIVVNNQLWGLVSCHNNVPKHIPINIRKQCEVLTRMARISYVNFKFDEQLKFQEKFQKVMVKLKEELLVQDHDDYSIDNYVPLLNFTKADGVAYVKNDKVQTYSNTPSEQEIKNIRDWAKSNQINELFFSHTFFIDYHDQLNITNRSAGVAFRFLDSDYEHFIIWFKKEVVIEVEWAGKPEKIITTKTENQTEIVTYSPRKNFEIWKNEATGKSNIWKEKEIVVIREIINLILDTIHVKAFKIQELYDQLKEINDELDTFSYTISHDLRTPLTVMKLNCQMLQRSMKEDEFHYGKMTEIIQQIDNLSTMMQEILTLSRAKKSDLKLQIIDASSLIHRIVEESLLYYDAKHTQVKIQDTFDFIADRTMAYEIFLNVINNAIKYCSKHEFPSVEINSEQTDEHIIYRIKDNGIGIKASDRHKMFKLFSRMSNTSDYRGNGVGLSIVYRLMQRLEGEIDFVSEENKGTEFILKFRRAI is encoded by the coding sequence ATGGTTGAAAAAATTGTAAAAGAATGCGAAGATGAGCAAATACAATTCCTAAATCAAATTCAGGATTTTGGATATTTAATTGCTGTGGAAAAGGAATCGAGAGTAATTCAGTACGTTTCAGAGAATATTTCAGATTTAACAGCTTTTCCTTTAGCAATCCATGAAATTCTAAACCAAGAATTTGATCAGATTTTCAATTTTTCAATCGATTTTGATGCTGTAGTATCTTTAGCTGAAGGTTATATTCAAAAAGACTATATCAAATTTGATTCAAGAAAGTTTTTTTGTGTTGTTTATCATTTGAATGGTTTAATCTACATCGAATGTGAAGAAGATACCCGCTTGTCAAACAGCAATACTTTTTACAATAATTCTGAACAGATTCTATATGCCAAAGATAAAGCAGAAAATTGGCGATTTTTATTAAAAAAAATCAAAGAATTGACAGGATATAATCGTGTGCTTATCTATAAATTTTTAGAAGATAAAAGTGGGCATGTGGTTTATGAAGAAGTCGATGAAGGATTCGATTCCTATTTGGGATTGCATTTTCCAGAATTTGATATTCCAGTACAAGCTCGTGAATTGTATGTAAAGAAAAGAAACCGTATAGTTTCGAACGTCAAGTCACACCCTGTGAACATCGTTGGTTATACGTCTAAACCTTTGGATTTGACATATTCCGAATTTCGTTCATTGGCACCCGTACATTTAGAATATCTTGAAAACTTTAATGTTCAATCAAGTTTTTCGATCTCTATTGTGGTGAATAATCAATTATGGGGATTAGTATCCTGTCATAATAATGTTCCAAAGCATATTCCGATTAATATTCGGAAACAATGCGAGGTTTTAACACGAATGGCGCGTATTTCTTATGTCAATTTTAAATTCGATGAACAATTGAAATTTCAAGAGAAATTTCAAAAAGTCATGGTCAAATTGAAGGAGGAGCTTTTGGTACAAGATCATGATGATTATAGTATCGATAATTATGTTCCTTTATTGAATTTTACCAAAGCCGATGGTGTAGCCTATGTTAAAAATGACAAAGTTCAAACCTATTCGAATACGCCTTCTGAACAAGAAATAAAAAATATTCGAGATTGGGCAAAATCAAATCAAATCAATGAACTCTTTTTTTCGCATACATTCTTTATTGATTATCATGATCAATTAAATATAACCAATCGTTCTGCTGGTGTCGCCTTTCGATTTTTAGATTCAGATTATGAACATTTTATCATTTGGTTTAAAAAAGAAGTAGTTATAGAAGTAGAGTGGGCAGGTAAGCCTGAGAAAATCATAACAACAAAAACGGAGAATCAAACGGAAATAGTGACCTATAGCCCACGAAAAAACTTTGAGATTTGGAAGAACGAAGCGACAGGGAAATCGAATATTTGGAAAGAAAAGGAGATTGTAGTGATTCGTGAGATCATCAATTTAATCTTGGATACCATTCATGTAAAAGCATTTAAAATTCAAGAATTGTATGATCAACTGAAAGAAATCAATGATGAATTGGATACGTTTTCTTATACCATTTCCCATGATTTAAGAACACCTTTGACGGTGATGAAATTAAATTGTCAAATGTTGCAACGATCGATGAAAGAGGATGAATTTCATTATGGAAAAATGACAGAAATCATTCAGCAAATTGATAATTTATCCACCATGATGCAAGAAATCTTGACGTTAAGTCGTGCAAAAAAGTCAGATTTAAAGCTGCAAATTATTGATGCCTCTTCCTTAATTCATCGTATTGTGGAAGAATCATTACTTTATTATGATGCAAAACATACTCAAGTTAAAATTCAAGACACCTTTGATTTTATTGCTGATCGTACCATGGCGTATGAAATCTTTTTAAATGTCATTAATAATGCCATTAAATATTGTTCGAAACATGAATTTCCTAGTGTTGAAATAAATTCAGAACAAACCGATGAACATATCATTTATCGCATAAAAGATAATGGCATTGGGATAAAAGCGTCCGACCGACATAAAATGTTTAAATTATTTTCGCGAATGAGTAATACTTCTGACTATCGTGGAAATGGGGTAGGATTATCGATTGTCTATCGATTAATGCAACGATTGGAAGGTGAAATCGATTTTGTGAGTGAAGAAAATAAAGGCACTGAATTTATATTAAAATTTAGAAGAGCGATATAA
- a CDS encoding IS1182 family transposase, giving the protein MYTSSKIVFKDYNPKENLLFPPNLSELIEEKHPVRVISNIIDGLAIKNLINSYKPYGTSSYHPKMLLKVLIYGYLSNIYSSRKLEQALKENIHFMWLSGMNRPDHNTINRFRSERLKGKLKSIFTQIVLLLEKEGIVSLTTTFVDGTKIEANANRYTFVWGRAIKKHKARISEQLEDLWNYAESVAKEELQNTENIEFKEIDSEKVTQTIDKINEVLKDKKIPSKIRQKLNYGKRNWSKNLEKYKKQEEILQQRNSYSKTDTDATFMRMKEDHMKNGQLKPAYNLQISTNKQYILHYSIHHNPTDTKTLKPHLAGFEQHYHRTPKELVADAGYGSEENYNLLKSKKIKPYVKYNYFRKDQKSGQITSSESNPKLAKIREKVYKLLNTVRGIKLRKQRCHDVEPVFAEIKHNKNFKRFMLRGVDKVEIEVGLLAIAHNLKKMAKIT; this is encoded by the coding sequence GTGTATACTAGTTCGAAAATAGTCTTTAAAGATTACAATCCCAAAGAAAATTTGCTTTTTCCTCCAAATTTATCGGAGTTGATAGAAGAAAAGCATCCTGTTAGAGTTATTTCCAATATAATAGATGGTTTAGCAATTAAAAATCTTATTAATAGCTATAAACCATATGGAACATCATCTTATCACCCAAAAATGCTTCTGAAAGTGTTGATTTATGGCTACCTAAGTAATATTTATTCAAGCCGTAAACTAGAACAAGCACTGAAAGAAAATATTCATTTTATGTGGCTTTCTGGAATGAATCGTCCTGACCATAATACGATAAATCGCTTTCGTAGCGAGCGATTAAAAGGTAAACTGAAATCTATATTCACTCAAATAGTCTTGCTTTTAGAAAAAGAAGGAATCGTTAGTTTAACAACCACTTTTGTTGATGGGACTAAGATTGAGGCAAACGCTAATCGCTATACATTCGTTTGGGGAAGAGCGATTAAAAAACACAAAGCTAGAATTTCTGAGCAGTTAGAAGACTTATGGAATTACGCAGAAAGTGTAGCAAAAGAAGAGCTTCAAAACACAGAAAATATTGAATTTAAAGAAATCGATTCTGAAAAAGTCACACAAACAATTGATAAGATAAATGAAGTTTTGAAAGATAAAAAAATCCCATCAAAGATTCGTCAAAAGCTCAATTATGGAAAGAGAAATTGGTCTAAGAATTTAGAAAAATACAAAAAACAAGAAGAGATTTTACAACAAAGAAATTCTTACTCTAAGACCGATACAGATGCTACATTTATGAGAATGAAAGAAGATCATATGAAAAATGGTCAGCTAAAACCCGCTTATAATCTGCAAATCTCCACGAATAAACAGTATATTTTACATTATTCTATTCACCATAATCCAACCGATACAAAAACTCTAAAACCTCATTTAGCAGGTTTTGAGCAGCATTACCATAGAACTCCAAAAGAGCTTGTAGCCGATGCGGGCTATGGCTCAGAAGAAAATTATAACTTGCTTAAATCAAAAAAGATAAAACCTTACGTAAAATACAATTACTTCAGAAAAGATCAAAAATCAGGACAAATTACTTCTTCAGAGAGCAATCCCAAACTGGCTAAAATAAGAGAAAAAGTATATAAACTTCTCAATACAGTGAGAGGTATCAAACTCAGAAAACAAAGATGTCACGATGTTGAACCAGTTTTTGCCGAAATAAAACACAACAAAAACTTTAAACGATTTATGTTAAGAGGAGTTGATAAAGTCGAAATTGAAGTCGGCTTACTTGCTATTGCTCATAACTTAAAGAAAATGGCGAAAATCACCTGA
- a CDS encoding S9 family peptidase codes for MNRFSIIVASLLLSTSAMAQKVMSPELLWQVKKVSPIGVTKDKKNVIYKVTSTDVKTQKDTSKTYMISLAGGKISEIENYKDLLEDQSIAPKTNLKAETEKVQLQKVFGTDYYPEMDQSNVQIYNELNYRHWDTWNDGKYEHLFVTTASQEKIDVLKDEPYSVNEYVWSPDGQKVLYVSKKKFGKAYATSTNTDIYEYNIQTKTTKNLTEGKMGYDNTPSFSVKGDLAFLSMERDGYEADKNDIIVRQGDVEINLTKHWDGTVNTYKWSNDGSKIYFSAPVKGTVQLFEVDVNFKTKKLPIIKQITQGQFDIAGLYAIVGHQAIVTKTDMNHAAEIYAVDLKTGALTQLTNENKALFDSITKSKVEARTIKTTDGKDMLAWVIYPPDFDSNKKYPTLLYCQGGPQSALTQTYSQRWNFQLMAANGYIVIAPNRRGMPGHGVEWNEQISKDWGGQVMKDYLAAIDDIAKEPYVDKDRLGAVGASYGGYSVYYLAGIHEGRFKSFISHNGVFDLKSMYGTTEEIFFTDWDAGGSYWDTKNAAAQKTYTQFDPSNPALLNKWNTPMLVYVGGKDYRVPMGQGQEAFQVLQLKGIKSRLIYFPEENHWILKPQNSVIWHTEFYKWLKETL; via the coding sequence ATGAACAGATTCTCTATTATAGTAGCAAGTTTATTATTATCAACTTCTGCAATGGCTCAAAAAGTAATGTCGCCAGAATTGTTATGGCAAGTCAAAAAAGTTTCACCAATCGGCGTAACAAAGGATAAAAAAAATGTCATTTATAAAGTTACTTCTACGGATGTAAAGACACAAAAAGATACTTCTAAAACCTATATGATTTCGTTGGCGGGAGGTAAAATTTCAGAAATTGAAAATTATAAGGATTTATTAGAAGATCAATCTATAGCACCAAAGACTAACTTAAAGGCAGAAACAGAAAAGGTTCAACTGCAGAAAGTTTTTGGGACGGATTATTATCCAGAAATGGATCAATCCAATGTACAAATCTATAATGAATTAAACTATAGACATTGGGATACATGGAATGATGGGAAATATGAACATTTATTTGTTACAACTGCTTCTCAAGAAAAAATTGATGTCCTAAAAGATGAACCTTATTCGGTAAATGAATATGTTTGGTCTCCAGATGGTCAAAAAGTTTTATACGTTTCTAAAAAGAAATTTGGAAAGGCCTATGCTACTAGTACCAATACCGATATCTATGAATATAATATTCAAACCAAAACAACAAAGAACTTAACGGAAGGAAAAATGGGGTATGACAATACACCAAGTTTTTCTGTAAAAGGTGATTTGGCTTTCTTATCAATGGAACGTGATGGTTATGAGGCGGATAAAAACGATATTATTGTTCGACAAGGGGATGTTGAAATTAATTTAACGAAGCATTGGGATGGAACTGTAAATACCTATAAATGGAGTAATGATGGGTCTAAAATTTATTTTAGTGCTCCTGTGAAAGGAACAGTTCAATTATTTGAGGTGGATGTAAATTTTAAGACAAAGAAACTTCCAATCATCAAACAAATTACTCAAGGTCAATTTGATATTGCTGGATTATATGCGATTGTTGGTCATCAAGCCATTGTAACAAAAACGGATATGAATCATGCTGCAGAAATCTATGCTGTGGATTTAAAAACGGGAGCTTTAACCCAATTAACGAATGAAAATAAAGCCTTATTTGATTCGATTACAAAAAGTAAAGTTGAAGCACGTACAATCAAAACGACAGATGGAAAAGATATGTTAGCGTGGGTGATCTATCCACCGGATTTTGATTCGAACAAAAAATATCCAACGTTATTATATTGCCAAGGTGGTCCTCAATCTGCTTTAACACAAACGTATTCACAACGTTGGAATTTTCAATTAATGGCAGCTAATGGATATATCGTTATAGCACCTAATCGTCGTGGAATGCCAGGACATGGAGTAGAATGGAACGAACAAATTTCTAAAGATTGGGGTGGACAAGTGATGAAAGATTATTTAGCAGCGATAGATGATATTGCGAAAGAACCATATGTAGATAAAGATCGTTTGGGAGCAGTAGGTGCTTCTTACGGAGGTTATTCAGTGTATTATTTAGCTGGTATTCATGAAGGTCGTTTCAAATCATTTATCTCTCACAATGGTGTATTTGATTTAAAATCCATGTATGGAACAACTGAAGAAATTTTCTTTACAGATTGGGACGCTGGTGGATCGTATTGGGATACAAAAAATGCAGCAGCGCAAAAAACTTATACACAATTTGACCCGAGTAATCCTGCGTTGTTAAACAAATGGAATACGCCAATGTTAGTATATGTAGGAGGGAAAGATTATCGTGTACCAATGGGACAAGGACAAGAAGCCTTCCAAGTCTTACAATTAAAAGGAATAAAATCCCGATTAATTTACTTTCCAGAAGAAAATCACTGGATTTTAAAACCACAAAACTCGGTGATTTGGCATACTGAATTTTATAAATGGTTAAAAGAAACATTATAA
- a CDS encoding SulP family inorganic anion transporter: protein MDLFKNWKKDIPASIVVFFVALPLCLGVALASGAPVFSGIIAGIIGGIVIGFISKSPIGVSGPAAGLVVIVLNAITDLGAYELFLVAVVISGIIQIILGILKAGVIGYYFPSSVIKGMLCAIGISIFLKQIPLALGYNGTFEPFNAVSYDLTKITTGAIVITIISLFILIVWDNILGKKSSFFKLLPGSLVAVLVGIAYQVTVGGSNSDVFSIDHNLLVKVPVPESVTDFIGQFILPDFASGLTNPLVWQVAITIAIVGSLETLLSVEATDKLDPLKRQTPTNRELMAQGIGNSLSGLIGGLPVTQVIVRSSANAMSGGLSKLSTILHGVLLLVSVISIPMFLNLIPNAVLASILLVIGYKLGNPKQFLDMKKLGKDQLIPFAVTVIAILATDLLKGIIIGLIVGVVVSLIKSYNNSHVMLVKEGNVFHMNFAEEVTFVNRGAIVKELDGLEPGSFLELDVRKTKILDYDIIEYLDEFKVKAKNNNINIRLISERGTVDNPLSFREFFGYTIVSGAH from the coding sequence ATGGATCTTTTTAAAAACTGGAAAAAAGACATACCAGCGAGTATTGTTGTTTTTTTCGTTGCACTACCATTGTGCCTTGGTGTGGCATTAGCAAGTGGTGCGCCAGTATTTTCTGGAATTATTGCTGGTATCATTGGAGGTATTGTTATTGGTTTTATTTCTAAATCACCAATTGGAGTATCTGGACCCGCAGCTGGTCTTGTCGTTATCGTATTAAATGCGATTACGGACCTAGGAGCGTACGAATTATTTTTAGTGGCTGTAGTTATATCAGGAATTATCCAAATTATATTAGGAATACTTAAAGCAGGTGTCATTGGATATTACTTTCCTTCTTCCGTTATTAAAGGAATGTTATGTGCCATTGGAATCTCAATCTTCTTAAAACAAATTCCTTTAGCCTTAGGTTACAACGGAACATTTGAGCCTTTTAATGCAGTAAGTTATGATCTTACTAAAATCACAACGGGTGCAATTGTGATTACAATTATCTCCTTATTTATTTTAATTGTTTGGGATAATATCTTAGGAAAAAAATCATCATTCTTTAAATTACTGCCTGGATCACTGGTTGCAGTATTGGTTGGGATTGCCTATCAAGTAACAGTGGGAGGATCAAACAGTGATGTCTTCTCAATCGACCATAATTTATTGGTAAAAGTGCCAGTTCCCGAATCAGTAACTGATTTTATCGGACAATTTATTTTACCTGATTTTGCTAGTGGTTTAACCAATCCATTGGTTTGGCAAGTAGCTATAACAATTGCAATTGTTGGTTCCTTAGAAACATTATTATCGGTAGAAGCTACGGATAAATTAGACCCTTTAAAACGACAAACACCTACCAACCGTGAGTTAATGGCTCAGGGAATTGGTAATTCTTTATCAGGTTTAATCGGAGGATTACCTGTTACTCAAGTAATTGTACGTTCATCTGCTAATGCAATGAGTGGAGGTTTATCTAAACTTTCTACAATCTTACATGGTGTATTATTATTAGTGAGTGTTATTTCTATTCCAATGTTTTTAAATTTAATTCCAAATGCCGTACTAGCATCGATTTTACTAGTCATTGGATATAAACTAGGGAATCCAAAACAATTCCTGGATATGAAAAAACTTGGAAAAGATCAATTAATCCCTTTCGCAGTAACTGTTATTGCCATTTTAGCTACAGATTTACTAAAAGGAATCATTATCGGTCTTATTGTTGGGGTAGTTGTTTCATTGATCAAATCATACAATAACTCACACGTAATGCTAGTGAAAGAAGGAAATGTTTTTCACATGAATTTTGCAGAAGAGGTTACTTTTGTTAACCGTGGAGCTATTGTTAAAGAATTAGATGGACTTGAACCAGGTTCTTTCTTGGAGTTAGATGTTCGAAAAACGAAAATTTTAGATTACGATATTATCGAATATCTGGACGAATTTAAAGTCAAAGCAAAAAACAATAATATCAACATCCGATTAATTTCTGAACGAGGAACAGTCGACAATCCTCTATCATTTAGAGAATTCTTTGGTTACACTATTGTATCGGGAGCACACTAA
- the can gene encoding carbonate dehydratase → MTNEYYKQILDNNKAWVESKLGLDPDFFNKLAEGQQPPLLWIGCADSRVPANEIIGAQPGEVFVHRNIANMVVHTDMNMLSVLDYAVNVLKVKDIIVCGHYGCGGVKTAMGNASVGLIDNWLRHIKDTYRFNKAELDAIEDENEKFNRFVEINAMEQVLNLAKTSIVQNAWANGQELHLHGWVYGIGTGLVNDLEVSLNSNDDLDKVFQLDIK, encoded by the coding sequence ATGACAAACGAATATTACAAACAAATATTAGATAACAATAAAGCATGGGTTGAATCAAAATTAGGTCTAGACCCTGATTTCTTTAACAAATTAGCAGAAGGTCAGCAACCACCATTATTATGGATTGGATGTGCCGATAGCCGTGTTCCGGCAAACGAAATTATCGGTGCTCAACCAGGTGAAGTTTTCGTACATCGTAATATTGCCAATATGGTTGTACATACAGACATGAACATGTTATCGGTTTTAGATTACGCAGTTAATGTTTTAAAGGTTAAAGATATTATCGTTTGTGGACACTACGGATGTGGTGGAGTTAAAACAGCCATGGGAAATGCTTCTGTAGGTTTAATTGACAACTGGTTACGTCACATTAAAGATACATACCGTTTCAACAAAGCTGAATTAGATGCAATCGAAGATGAAAATGAAAAATTCAATCGTTTTGTTGAAATTAACGCCATGGAACAAGTTTTAAACTTAGCAAAAACTTCAATCGTTCAAAACGCTTGGGCAAACGGTCAAGAATTACACTTACACGGATGGGTTTACGGAATTGGAACTGGTCTAGTCAATGACCTTGAAGTTTCGTTAAATTCTAATGATGACTTAGACAAAGTTTTCCAATTGGATATTAAATAA
- a CDS encoding type I restriction enzyme HsdR N-terminal domain-containing protein, translating into MTELTQLNFPANYQIRLKKDQETTYIFCRIRKSWMVYTPEEWVRQHIIFFLIDTLGYSQSSIALEVPVNQTGMRKRADIVVYRQAKPYIMVECKRPSVQITQQTFDQIARYNGKIGSQFLMVSNGLLHYYCMMDYEQKRYQFLKELPKHKKATS; encoded by the coding sequence ATGACAGAATTAACTCAGTTAAATTTTCCGGCAAATTACCAAATTCGATTGAAAAAAGACCAAGAAACCACTTATATCTTTTGTAGAATTCGAAAATCTTGGATGGTTTATACGCCAGAAGAATGGGTAAGACAACATATTATTTTTTTCTTAATCGATACGTTGGGCTATTCACAGAGCAGTATTGCATTGGAAGTACCTGTGAACCAAACCGGAATGCGTAAACGAGCAGATATAGTGGTTTATCGTCAAGCGAAACCATATATCATGGTGGAATGTAAACGTCCATCGGTTCAGATAACGCAGCAAACATTTGATCAAATAGCTCGTTACAATGGAAAGATAGGAAGTCAATTTCTAATGGTTTCGAATGGATTGCTTCATTATTATTGTATGATGGATTATGAGCAAAAACGCTATCAGTTTCTAAAAGAATTACCCAAACATAAAAAAGCCACTTCTTAA
- the holA gene encoding DNA polymerase III subunit delta: protein MSAVESLIKDIKNKKFLPIYFLAGEEPFFIDQITDALEANVLTEEEKGFNQTIVYGQDVEMNQVVGIAKQYPMGADKAFVLVKEAQHLTKSIEDLDAYANQIQDSTVLVFNYKGKKLDKRTKIYKTLNSKGYYFEFKPLYANEIPTFIDERIKANQQSIDPKAKFLLAEYVGSDLSRLSNELEKLKTIVGVTKTVTVDDIEKHIGISKEYNNFELRSAIETRNIEKAFKIIKYFEKNPKDNPMVVTMTVIYSLFTNIIQYHIIADKSKANVAKEIGINPFFVQDLVTAANNYPLKKATRIISLIREYDMKSKGVNSSGNVTSSELMVELIYKIINF, encoded by the coding sequence ATGAGTGCTGTAGAATCTTTGATCAAAGATATAAAAAACAAAAAGTTTTTACCGATCTACTTTCTTGCAGGAGAAGAACCTTTTTTCATCGACCAAATCACAGACGCTTTAGAGGCGAATGTCTTAACGGAAGAGGAAAAAGGATTTAATCAAACCATTGTATATGGTCAAGACGTAGAAATGAACCAAGTCGTTGGAATTGCTAAACAATATCCAATGGGTGCTGACAAAGCTTTTGTTTTGGTCAAAGAAGCCCAACATTTAACGAAATCCATCGAAGATTTGGATGCTTATGCGAATCAAATACAAGATTCAACTGTATTGGTCTTTAACTATAAAGGAAAAAAATTAGATAAACGAACAAAAATTTACAAAACATTAAATTCAAAAGGCTACTACTTTGAATTTAAACCTTTATACGCCAATGAAATTCCAACATTCATTGACGAAAGAATTAAAGCTAACCAACAATCCATTGATCCAAAAGCGAAATTTCTATTAGCAGAGTATGTTGGTTCTGATTTATCTCGTTTATCCAATGAATTAGAAAAATTAAAAACAATTGTTGGAGTCACAAAGACAGTTACTGTTGATGATATCGAAAAACATATCGGAATCAGTAAAGAATACAACAATTTCGAACTTCGTTCAGCCATAGAAACTCGAAATATCGAAAAAGCATTTAAAATTATTAAATACTTTGAAAAGAATCCAAAAGATAACCCGATGGTGGTAACGATGACGGTCATCTATTCGCTTTTCACCAATATTATTCAATATCATATTATCGCCGACAAATCGAAAGCGAATGTGGCTAAAGAAATTGGAATCAATCCTTTCTTCGTACAAGATTTAGTGACTGCAGCAAATAATTATCCCTTGAAGAAAGCAACCCGTATTATTTCTTTGATTCGAGAATATGATATGAAAAGTAAAGGCGTAAACTCATCAGGAAATGTTACATCATCAGAATTAATGGTTGAACTTATTTATAAAATCATCAACTTTTAA
- the trxB gene encoding thioredoxin-disulfide reductase: MNSNILDTIIIGSGPAGYTAAIYAARANMNPLVLTGMEPGGQLTTTTDVENFPGYPEGITGPELMADLQKQAERFGTKIQYEYVTEVIFGENNGDVHTVKTNTAEYQTKSIIISTGASAKYLGLDDEKKYAGSGVSACATCDGFFYRGKDVAVVGGGDTAAEEATYLAKLCNKVYLLVRKDEMRASKAMQDRVANTPNLEVLYNHELIGLEGEQVVEKAKIINNVTNEENELIVDGVFIAIGHKPNTDLFKGKLDMDETGYLITKGRTYATNIPGVFAAGDVQDSVYRQAISAAGSGCAAALDAERYVAEFFEG; encoded by the coding sequence ATGAACTCAAATATTTTAGATACAATTATCATCGGTTCAGGACCTGCAGGATATACAGCGGCAATCTATGCTGCACGTGCCAATATGAATCCATTAGTTTTAACAGGAATGGAACCAGGAGGACAATTAACAACGACAACAGATGTTGAGAATTTCCCAGGTTATCCCGAAGGTATTACAGGACCTGAATTAATGGCCGACTTACAAAAACAAGCAGAACGTTTCGGAACTAAAATCCAATACGAATATGTAACAGAAGTTATTTTTGGAGAAAATAATGGTGATGTACATACTGTAAAAACAAATACAGCAGAATATCAAACAAAATCGATCATCATTTCGACGGGTGCTTCTGCAAAGTACTTAGGATTAGACGACGAAAAAAAATACGCAGGTAGTGGTGTTTCAGCTTGTGCAACATGCGACGGTTTCTTTTACCGTGGTAAAGATGTTGCTGTAGTTGGTGGTGGTGATACAGCTGCTGAAGAAGCAACGTATTTAGCAAAACTTTGTAACAAAGTCTATTTATTAGTGCGTAAGGACGAAATGCGCGCGTCTAAAGCGATGCAAGATCGTGTGGCAAATACGCCAAATTTAGAAGTGCTATACAACCACGAATTAATTGGATTAGAAGGTGAGCAAGTGGTTGAAAAAGCAAAAATCATCAATAACGTAACAAATGAAGAAAACGAATTAATCGTAGATGGTGTATTCATTGCAATTGGACACAAACCAAATACAGATTTATTCAAAGGAAAATTAGATATGGACGAAACAGGATATTTAATTACTAAAGGTCGTACATATGCTACAAATATTCCTGGAGTTTTCGCTGCAGGTGACGTTCAAGATTCGGTTTATCGTCAAGCCATTTCTGCCGCTGGTTCAGGATGTGCGGCTGCTTTAGATGCCGAACGCTATGTTGCTGAATTTTTTGAAGGGTAA